In the Sporichthyaceae bacterium genome, one interval contains:
- the trpB gene encoding tryptophan synthase subunit beta, whose amino-acid sequence MAEAAATVSGADGKFGEYGGRYVPEALMAALDQLSDEFAAAQADPNFRAELSGLLGSYTGRPSPITEVPRFAAHAGNARVVLKREDLNHTGSHKINNVLGQALLTRRMGKTRVIAETGAGQHGVATATAAALLGLECVVYMGEEDTRRQALNVARMRLLGAEVIPVTTGSRTLKDAINEAMRDWVANVEHTHYLLGTVAGPHPFPYLVREFHRVIGQEARAQVRELTGGLPDAVCACVGGGSNAIGIFHEFIPDASVRLYGFEAGGDGLETGRHAATITGGAPGVLHGARSYLLQDDEGQTIESHSISAGLDYPGVGPEHAWLADSGRAIYRPVTDAEAMEAFRLLCRTEGIIPAIESAHALAGAMVVGKELGPDAVVLVNLSGRGDKDVDTAAKWFGLT is encoded by the coding sequence GTGGCTGAGGCCGCGGCGACGGTGTCGGGGGCGGACGGCAAGTTCGGCGAGTACGGGGGACGGTACGTCCCCGAGGCCTTGATGGCGGCGCTGGACCAACTATCCGACGAGTTCGCCGCCGCGCAGGCCGACCCGAACTTCCGAGCCGAACTGTCCGGGCTGCTCGGTTCGTACACCGGTCGGCCCTCGCCGATCACCGAGGTGCCGCGTTTCGCCGCGCACGCCGGCAACGCCCGGGTGGTGCTCAAGCGCGAGGACCTCAACCACACCGGCTCGCACAAGATCAACAACGTCCTCGGCCAGGCGCTGCTGACCCGGCGGATGGGAAAGACCCGGGTCATCGCCGAGACCGGCGCGGGCCAGCACGGCGTCGCCACCGCGACCGCGGCGGCCCTGCTCGGGCTGGAGTGCGTGGTCTACATGGGCGAGGAGGACACCAGGCGGCAAGCCCTGAACGTCGCCCGGATGCGGTTGCTCGGCGCCGAGGTCATCCCGGTGACCACCGGCAGCCGCACGCTGAAGGACGCGATCAACGAGGCGATGCGCGACTGGGTCGCCAACGTCGAGCACACCCACTACCTGCTGGGCACCGTCGCCGGCCCGCACCCGTTCCCGTACCTGGTGCGCGAGTTCCACCGGGTGATCGGGCAGGAGGCTCGCGCCCAGGTGCGGGAACTGACCGGCGGCCTGCCGGATGCGGTCTGCGCCTGCGTCGGCGGCGGGTCGAACGCGATCGGCATCTTCCACGAGTTCATCCCGGACGCCTCGGTGCGCCTGTACGGGTTCGAGGCCGGGGGCGACGGCCTGGAGACCGGCCGGCACGCCGCGACGATCACCGGCGGGGCCCCGGGCGTGCTGCACGGCGCGCGGTCCTACCTGCTCCAGGACGACGAGGGCCAGACGATCGAGTCGCACTCGATCTCGGCCGGGCTGGACTACCCGGGCGTCGGCCCGGAGCACGCCTGGCTGGCCGACAGCGGCCGGGCCATCTATCGGCCGGTGACCGATGCCGAGGCGATGGAAGCCTTCCGGTTGCTGTGCCGCACCGAGGGCATCATCCCGGCGATCGAGAGCGCCCACGCGTTGGCCGGGGCCATGGTCGTGGGCAAGGAACTCGGCCCCGACGCGGTCGTGCTGGTGAACCTGTCCGGGCGCGGGGACAAGGACGTGGACACCGCCGCGAAGTGGTTCGGGCTTACGTGA
- the trpA gene encoding tryptophan synthase subunit alpha produces MGSQVAAAYERAAKENRGLLVGYLPAGFPTKPGAIAALTAMVASGVDLVEVGLPYSDPVLDGPTIQQAVDRALAAGTRIADVLDTVEAVAATGVPVVVMTYWNPVLRYGVERFAQALAAAGGSGLITPDLTPDSGPDWLAASAAADLDRIFLAAPSSTDHRLRMTAEACRGFVYATSVMGVTGARAQTSSLAPALVARLREVTDLPIGVGLGVSNGDQAAEVAGFADGVIVGSAFVRALLDASDLSVGVAGCAALAEDLAAGVRRR; encoded by the coding sequence ATGGGCAGTCAGGTGGCGGCCGCGTACGAACGCGCGGCCAAGGAGAATCGTGGCCTGCTGGTCGGCTACCTGCCCGCCGGCTTCCCGACCAAGCCCGGCGCGATCGCTGCGTTGACCGCGATGGTGGCGTCCGGCGTCGATCTCGTCGAGGTCGGCCTGCCGTACAGCGACCCGGTGCTCGACGGCCCGACGATCCAGCAGGCCGTCGACCGGGCGCTGGCCGCCGGGACCCGGATCGCCGACGTGCTCGACACCGTCGAGGCGGTCGCCGCCACCGGCGTCCCGGTCGTCGTGATGACGTACTGGAACCCGGTCCTGCGCTACGGGGTCGAGCGGTTCGCCCAGGCGCTGGCCGCCGCGGGTGGCAGCGGTCTGATCACCCCGGACCTGACTCCGGACTCCGGGCCGGACTGGTTGGCCGCGTCGGCGGCCGCCGACCTGGACCGCATCTTCCTGGCCGCGCCGTCGAGTACCGACCACCGGCTGCGGATGACTGCCGAGGCCTGCCGCGGGTTCGTCTATGCGACCTCGGTGATGGGCGTGACCGGGGCGCGTGCCCAGACCTCGAGCCTGGCGCCCGCCCTCGTCGCCCGGCTTCGGGAGGTCACCGACCTGCCCATCGGCGTGGGCCTGGGGGTGTCCAACGGAGACCAGGCCGCCGAGGTGGCCGGGTTCGCCGACGGCGTGATCGTCGGCTCGGCGTTCGTGCGGGCGCTGCTGGACGCGTCGGACCTGTCCGTCGGCGTCGCGGGGTGCGCCGCACTGGCCGAGGATCTGGCCGCCGGGGTCCGGCGCCGCTGA